One Chelonoidis abingdonii isolate Lonesome George chromosome 17, CheloAbing_2.0, whole genome shotgun sequence DNA segment encodes these proteins:
- the CHDH gene encoding choline dehydrogenase, mitochondrial has product MSHLIKGVKKCYGPSVSQMRKVTGFPFKTPTLKSLLPYSGQQLKTSRTFSKLSSENADSYSYIIVGAGSAGCVLSSRLTEDPLSTVLLLEAGPKDTFLGSKRLMWKIHMPAALTYNLCDEKYNWNYHTTPQKHMDNRIMYWPRGRVWGGSSSLNAMVYIRGHAEDYNRWHREGAVGWDYEFCLPYFKKAQTHELGPNLYRGGTGPLHVSRGKTNHPLHHAFLDAAQQAGYSFTDDMNGYQQEGFGWMDMTIHKGQRWSAASAYLHPAITRPNLSTEDRTLVTRILFQGTKAMGVEYVKKGQKKKALASKEVILSGGAINSPHLLMLSGIGNADDLKKLGIPVVCHLPGVGQNLQDHLEVYIQQKCTKPITLYKAQKPVNMAKIGLEWLWKFTGDGATAHLESGGFIRSRPDVPHPDIQFHFLPSQVIDHGRVASKLEAYQVHVGPMRSASVGWLKLKSTDPRDHPVIEPNYLSTETDVWEFRQCVKLSREIFAQKAFEKFRGPEIQPGSHVQSDKEIDAFIRQKADSAYHPSCTCKMGQPSDTTAVVDPQTKVIGVENLRVVDASIMPSVVSGNLNAPTIMIAEKAADIIKGFPSLSEKNVPVYKPQTLETQR; this is encoded by the exons ATGTCTCATTTAATCAAAGGAGTTAAAAAATGTTATGGTCCTTCTGTCAGTCAAATGCGCAAAGTAACAGGATTTCCATTTAAAACACCCACACTCAAAAGCTTACTACCCTATAGTGGGCAGCAATTAAAAACTTCACGTACATTCTCCAAACTTAGTTCTGAAAATGCAGACTCTTATAGTTACATCATAGTTGGAGCTGGATCAGCAGGGTGTGTATTAAGCAGCCGATTGACTGAAGATCCCCTTAGTACTGTTTTACTTTTGGAAGCAGGCCCTAAAGACACCTTTCTAGGTAGCAAAAGATTAATGTGGAAGATTCATATGCCTGCTGCATTAACCTATAATCTTTGTGATGAAAAATATAATTGGAATTACCACACAACACCACAAAAGCACATGGATAATCGAATTATGTACTGGCCCAGAGGTAGAGTGTGGGGTGGCTCCTCATCTCTCAATGCTATGGTGTACATTCGAGGGCATGCAGAAGACTACAATCGATGGCATAGAGAAGGTGCTGTGGGATGGGACTATGAATTTTGCTTGCCTTATTTTAAGAAGGCACAGACTCATGAGTTGGGTCCTAACCTGTACAGAGGTGGGACTGGACCATTGCATGTGTCAAGAGGAAAGACGAACCATCCTCTTCATCATGCATTCCTGGACGCAGCCCAGCAGGCTGGCTATTCTTTCACAGATGATATGAATGGTTACCAACAAGAAGGATTTGGCTGGATGGATATGACTATACACAAAG GTCAAAGATGGAGCGCAGCTAGTGCTTACCTTCACCCTGCCATAACACGCCCAAACTTGTCCACAGAAGATAGAACACTTGTAACGAGAATTTTGTTTCAAGGGACAAAAGCCATGGGGGTTGAGTATGTCAAAAAAGGGCAAAAGAAAAAG gcTCTTGCCAGTAAGGAAGTGATTTTAAGTGGAGGTGCCATAAATTCCCCACACCTGCTTATGTTGTCTGGGATTGGAAATGCAGATGACCTCAAAAAATTAGGGATTCCTGTTGTTTGTCACCTTCCTG GGGTAGGCCAGAATCTTCAAGATCATTTAGAAGTGTACATACAGCAGAAGTGCACCAAGCCTATTACTCTCTACAAAGCACAAAAGCCTGTTAACATGGCAAAGATTGGTTTAGAATGGCTTTGGAAATTTACAG GAGATGGAGCTACTGCCCACTTAGAATCTGGTGGGTTTATTAGAAGTCGGCCAGATGTTCCTCATCCAGACATTCAGttccattttcttccttctcaGGTGATTGATCATGGACGTGTTGCTTCCAAGCTGGAAGCTTACCAG GTTCACGTTGGACCTATGAGGAGCGCAAGTGTGGGCTGGCTAAAGCTGAAAAGTACAGATCCAAGAGACCATCCTGTTATTGAACCAAACTACTTGTCAACAG AAACAGATGTGTGGGAATTTCGTCAGTGTGTCAAGTTATCCAGAGAAATTTTTGCtcagaaagcttttgaaaaattccGTGGTCCTGAAATTCAGCCAGGAAGTCATGTACAGTCTGACAAAGAAATAGATGCTTTCATAAGACAGAAGGCTGATAGTGCTTATCATCCTTCTtgtacctgtaaaatggggcagCCGTCTGATACAACTGCTGTGGTTGATCCTCAGACCAAAGTAATTGGGGTTGAAAACCTGAGAGTCGTAGATGCCTCAATAATGCCAAGTGTGGTCAGTGGAAATTTGAATGCCCCAACCATCATGATAGCAGAAAAAGCTGCTGATATAATCAAGGGGTTCCCATCACTCAGTGAGAAAAATGTTCCTGTATATAAACCTCAAACCTTGGAAACTCAACGATGA